A stretch of Myxococcus hansupus DNA encodes these proteins:
- a CDS encoding 50S ribosomal protein L11 methyltransferase, which translates to MSQTYLSLTVELPEEASEAVQDLLHESGALGLEVRDREGPIMPGVRAPNPGEAIVIAYFDERDTAEAALDEVKESHPDAKLTLDEQPQQDWSNEWKSLIKSVHVGRLWVGPPWDKANAPAGTVQLIIEPKMAFGTGDHPTTALCLAAVDAYMAEHPGASVLDVGTGTGVLAIAAKKLGAGRTVATDNDPISVELAQENQTENGTPDIEVSGKELTQVEGTFDLVLANILANTLIELAPLIVAKTKDRLVLAGVLSHQREDVEAAYRNLGLTVLPGATQGEWVRIELKR; encoded by the coding sequence ATGTCCCAGACCTATCTGTCACTCACCGTGGAGTTGCCCGAGGAAGCGTCCGAGGCCGTACAGGACCTCCTCCACGAGTCGGGCGCACTGGGCCTCGAGGTGCGGGATCGCGAAGGGCCCATCATGCCGGGCGTGCGCGCACCGAACCCTGGCGAGGCCATTGTCATTGCCTACTTCGACGAGCGCGACACCGCCGAGGCCGCCCTCGATGAGGTGAAGGAGTCCCATCCCGACGCGAAGCTCACGTTGGACGAGCAGCCCCAGCAGGACTGGAGCAACGAGTGGAAGTCGCTCATCAAGTCCGTGCACGTGGGCCGCTTGTGGGTCGGTCCGCCCTGGGACAAGGCGAATGCCCCGGCGGGCACCGTGCAGCTCATCATCGAACCGAAGATGGCCTTTGGCACCGGTGACCACCCGACGACGGCACTGTGCCTCGCCGCCGTGGACGCGTACATGGCCGAGCACCCGGGGGCCTCCGTCCTCGACGTGGGCACCGGCACGGGCGTGCTGGCCATCGCCGCCAAGAAGCTCGGCGCGGGCCGGACCGTGGCCACGGACAATGACCCCATCTCCGTGGAGCTGGCGCAAGAGAACCAGACGGAGAACGGCACCCCGGACATCGAGGTGTCCGGCAAGGAGCTGACGCAGGTGGAGGGCACCTTCGACCTGGTGCTCGCCAACATCCTGGCCAACACCCTCATCGAGCTGGCGCCCCTGATTGTGGCGAAGACGAAGGACCGGCTCGTGCTCGCGGGCGTGCTGTCGCACCAGCGCGAGGACGTGGAGGCCGCCTATCGCAACCTGGGCCTCACCGTGCTGCCCGGTGCCACCCAGGGCGAGTGGGTGCGCATCGAACTGAAGCGCTGA
- a CDS encoding metal-dependent hydrolase translates to MDNLAHSLVGAWMAEAGLKRTTPLATATLVIGANLPDVDAVFALGGSDASLYWRRGWTHGVLALSLWPFVLTGLMLLWDRYVRRRKHPDLPPARVGPLLLLSTLSVLSHPALDWLNTYGVRLLMPFDGAWFYGDALFIIDPWVWLLAGTSVIMADARTRKSAAGWCVLGAASTALIMFPVFVPWPAKVLWCVGVAAILWLRLRGTHILSAQRVATVCGVGLVLYLSAIFVGSQVAAPRAMAWLRAQNLPVERTIAGPLPANPFVRDIIALGPDRYHFVRADFLAEAEGRFRISDPSAPREPQPGPIIEAALSAPQIRGLANWLRLPSYQVEEQPDGWRVTIRDVRYSRMQSGGLGTAVVELDSALRPLRVEAQ, encoded by the coding sequence ATGGACAATCTGGCGCACTCGCTCGTTGGCGCATGGATGGCGGAGGCGGGGCTGAAGCGCACCACGCCGCTGGCCACCGCGACGCTCGTCATCGGTGCCAACCTGCCGGATGTCGATGCGGTCTTCGCCCTTGGAGGCTCGGATGCCTCCCTCTACTGGCGCAGGGGATGGACGCACGGCGTGCTGGCCCTGAGTCTATGGCCCTTCGTGCTCACGGGGTTGATGCTGCTGTGGGACCGGTATGTGCGAAGGCGCAAGCACCCGGACCTTCCGCCGGCGCGCGTCGGGCCGTTGCTGCTGTTGTCCACGCTCTCCGTGCTGAGCCACCCCGCGCTGGACTGGCTCAACACATACGGCGTCCGGCTGCTGATGCCCTTCGATGGCGCGTGGTTCTACGGCGACGCGCTCTTCATCATCGACCCGTGGGTATGGCTGCTCGCGGGGACCTCCGTCATCATGGCGGACGCGCGCACGCGCAAGTCGGCGGCCGGGTGGTGCGTGCTGGGCGCCGCTTCCACCGCGCTCATCATGTTCCCCGTCTTCGTGCCGTGGCCGGCGAAGGTGCTGTGGTGCGTGGGCGTGGCCGCCATCCTCTGGCTGCGGCTGCGTGGAACGCACATTCTCTCCGCGCAGCGGGTGGCCACGGTGTGCGGCGTGGGGCTGGTGCTCTACCTGAGCGCCATCTTCGTCGGTTCGCAGGTGGCGGCGCCGCGCGCGATGGCGTGGCTTCGGGCGCAGAACCTGCCCGTGGAGCGCACCATCGCGGGGCCGCTGCCGGCCAATCCCTTCGTGCGGGACATCATCGCGTTGGGGCCGGACCGCTACCACTTCGTCCGCGCTGACTTCCTGGCGGAGGCCGAGGGCCGCTTCCGCATCAGCGACCCCAGCGCGCCGCGTGAGCCCCAGCCGGGGCCCATCATCGAGGCCGCGTTGTCTGCGCCCCAGATTCGTGGGCTGGCCAACTGGCTGCGGCTCCCCTCGTATCAGGTGGAGGAACAGCCCGACGGCTGGCGCGTCACCATCCGCGATGTCCGCTACTCCCGCATGCAGAGCGGAGGACTGGGCACCGCCGTCGTGGAGCTGGATTCGGCGCTGCGGCCGCTCCGTGTCGAGGCGCAGTAG
- a CDS encoding AraC family transcriptional regulator, producing METPPPSRPPADVRSQLVGPLLAYLRATGHDPTPLVERFGLPTNAGELPEVTLPLATLHAFLDAAEALSGDAFLGLHVAQRVPRGNYGLVEYIARASPTVRDTFRALARYMALLEPTWQASFQDAPDGSGTFIYSIPGEPLAYGRHASEYGLALFVHVGRQLTAHTWKPRDVAFAHPAPSDIRPLVEHFGVTPAFGEGRNALTLDAATLALRIVDADPVLLSVLERAAEVPGPPPPAEPPAPPFVRDVRDAVRSSLSDGAPQMGDVAKRLHVSPRTLQRRLTEAGTSFQDEVDAVRRELAFEYLRNAQLGVSEVAFLLGYSELSTFDRAFKRWTGLTPRVWREQTEAG from the coding sequence GTGGAGACGCCGCCCCCATCCCGGCCACCGGCCGACGTCCGTTCCCAGCTCGTGGGGCCGCTGCTCGCGTACCTGCGCGCGACGGGGCACGACCCCACGCCGCTGGTGGAGCGCTTCGGCCTGCCCACCAACGCCGGTGAACTCCCCGAGGTCACCCTCCCCCTCGCCACGCTCCACGCCTTCCTCGACGCGGCCGAGGCCCTGTCGGGCGACGCCTTCCTCGGGCTCCACGTCGCGCAGCGCGTCCCCCGGGGCAACTACGGCCTGGTCGAGTACATCGCCCGCGCCTCCCCCACCGTGCGGGACACCTTCCGCGCCCTGGCGCGCTACATGGCCCTGCTCGAGCCCACGTGGCAGGCGTCCTTCCAGGATGCTCCGGACGGCAGCGGCACCTTCATCTACAGCATCCCCGGCGAGCCCCTGGCCTACGGCCGCCACGCCAGCGAGTACGGCCTGGCCCTCTTCGTCCACGTCGGGCGACAGCTCACCGCGCACACGTGGAAGCCCCGCGACGTCGCCTTCGCGCACCCCGCCCCCTCAGACATCCGTCCCCTGGTGGAGCACTTCGGCGTCACCCCGGCGTTCGGAGAGGGACGCAACGCCCTGACGCTGGACGCCGCCACGCTGGCGCTGCGCATCGTGGACGCCGACCCCGTGCTCCTCTCCGTCCTGGAGCGCGCCGCGGAGGTGCCCGGTCCACCGCCCCCCGCCGAGCCTCCCGCCCCACCCTTCGTCCGGGACGTGCGCGACGCCGTCCGCTCCTCGCTGAGCGACGGGGCACCTCAAATGGGCGACGTGGCGAAGCGACTCCACGTCAGCCCCCGCACCCTCCAACGCCGGCTCACGGAAGCCGGCACGTCCTTCCAGGACGAGGTCGACGCGGTGCGCCGTGAGCTGGCCTTCGAGTACCTGCGCAACGCCCAGCTCGGCGTCAGCGAGGTGGCGTTCCTATTGGGGTACTCGGAGCTGAGCACCTTCGACCGCGCCTTCAAGCGATGGACGGGTTTGACGCCCCGCGTCTGGCGCGAGCAGACCGAGGCGGGCTGA
- a CDS encoding DUF962 domain-containing protein, translating to MLKPQVAALFDEYYSSHQHPTNRLTHKVAIPLIVLHIVAMLDWVHLLAVPAIPGGSLTLGMVVLALAAVWYLRADVKLGLIVVLFMAACFPVGRMMPTWSVVAVAAFAWLVQLAGHSVWEKKSPSFLTNMVHALVGPLFFVGVLLGDYVLKPQQQATSSTPVRA from the coding sequence ATGCTCAAGCCCCAGGTCGCCGCCCTTTTCGACGAGTACTACTCTTCGCATCAGCACCCGACGAATCGGCTGACGCACAAGGTCGCCATCCCGCTCATCGTGCTCCACATCGTCGCCATGCTGGACTGGGTGCATCTGCTGGCGGTGCCGGCGATTCCCGGCGGCTCGCTGACGTTGGGCATGGTGGTGTTGGCGCTGGCCGCCGTCTGGTACCTCCGCGCCGACGTGAAGCTGGGCCTCATCGTGGTGTTGTTCATGGCCGCGTGCTTCCCGGTGGGCCGGATGATGCCCACGTGGAGCGTGGTGGCGGTGGCGGCGTTCGCGTGGCTGGTGCAGCTCGCCGGACACAGCGTCTGGGAGAAGAAGTCGCCCTCCTTCCTCACCAACATGGTTCACGCGCTGGTGGGCCCGCTCTTCTTCGTGGGTGTGCTCCTGGGGGACTACGTCCTCAAGCCGCAGCAGCAGGCCACGTCGTCCACGCCGGTCCGCGCTTAA
- a CDS encoding Mpo1-like protein produces the protein MTSFADKLRVWLPLHENGVSRAVHFVGAYLFIFALLVPLSLLRLPVGDVTLTGAHALLLAVVLYAVTLEWTAGLLMAVPLAPTLLAAEAVVARFPAGTAVAVALGVMAVRFALVVGAHVVFEKKTHGLSLGGPLLFFIEPVYLLTVALFSLGMKQSLHAEVKAGHGASLPA, from the coding sequence ATGACGAGCTTCGCCGACAAGCTGCGCGTCTGGCTCCCCCTGCACGAGAACGGCGTCAGCCGCGCCGTGCACTTCGTGGGGGCCTACCTCTTCATCTTCGCGCTGCTCGTGCCGCTCAGCCTGCTCCGGCTGCCCGTGGGTGACGTGACGCTCACCGGGGCCCACGCGCTGCTCCTGGCCGTGGTGCTCTACGCCGTCACCTTGGAGTGGACGGCGGGGCTGCTCATGGCGGTGCCGCTGGCCCCCACCCTGCTCGCCGCGGAGGCGGTCGTCGCCCGCTTCCCCGCGGGCACCGCCGTCGCGGTGGCGCTGGGCGTCATGGCCGTGCGCTTCGCGCTCGTCGTCGGCGCGCACGTCGTCTTCGAGAAGAAGACCCACGGCCTGTCCCTGGGCGGGCCGCTGCTCTTCTTCATCGAGCCGGTGTACCTGCTCACCGTCGCCCTCTTCTCGCTGGGCATGAAGCAGTCGCTCCACGCCGAGGTGAAGGCGGGGCACGGGGCCTCTCTCCCCGCGTGA
- a CDS encoding adenylate/guanylate cyclase domain-containing protein, translated as MRRRDKVSPHSNEALVLATSSLQGERRVAIVRLIVVLMMSVSQVFIAWGGGETYSPPLDGLRLQAIGAYVFFSVVAIVVLMFQRPEPHRARWLPVPTALADTFFFSFMAWHTWRLSGEFDAGMLCASLGMVLAFSVVRYSWWHVLLSTVLSSAAYALLAWMTGHGSVARVSFVLICYAALGALIALTNSDVGGMFLNLRRRDGLSRFLPKQVVERVMQLGDASLQPVQRDVTILFSDIRDFTALSETLDPGEVLAFLDDYFGHMAHIVMAHDGIVNKFLGDGMLACWGVPDAREDHAELALRAALDMRAKLEDINAQRIQRGLSPLRIGIGLHTGVVAAGMLGGAEQHEYTVIGDAVNLASRVEGLTKSHGVDILVSERTWMMGGGHFQGERLGEAHVKGRRESVVVYSLLGPRTAQAPEEPVFRAATGT; from the coding sequence ATGCGTCGACGCGACAAGGTCTCTCCTCACTCCAATGAAGCGTTGGTGCTGGCGACCAGCTCGCTTCAGGGGGAGCGCCGCGTGGCGATTGTCCGCCTCATCGTGGTGTTGATGATGTCGGTCAGCCAGGTCTTCATCGCGTGGGGCGGCGGCGAGACGTACTCACCTCCGCTGGACGGCCTGCGTCTGCAAGCCATTGGCGCCTACGTCTTCTTCTCCGTCGTCGCCATCGTCGTGCTGATGTTCCAACGGCCTGAGCCCCACCGGGCGCGGTGGCTGCCGGTGCCCACGGCGCTGGCGGATACCTTCTTCTTCTCCTTCATGGCGTGGCACACGTGGCGCCTGTCCGGCGAGTTCGACGCGGGCATGCTGTGCGCCAGCCTGGGCATGGTGCTGGCGTTCTCCGTGGTGCGCTATTCGTGGTGGCACGTGCTGCTGTCCACCGTGCTGTCCAGCGCCGCGTATGCGCTGCTCGCCTGGATGACGGGGCATGGTTCGGTGGCGCGCGTCAGCTTCGTGCTCATCTGCTACGCGGCGCTGGGCGCGCTCATCGCGCTGACGAACTCAGACGTGGGGGGCATGTTCCTCAACCTGCGGCGCCGTGACGGGCTCTCCCGCTTCCTGCCGAAGCAGGTGGTGGAGCGGGTGATGCAGTTGGGGGACGCCTCGCTCCAGCCGGTGCAGCGTGACGTCACCATCCTCTTCAGCGACATCCGCGACTTCACCGCGCTGAGCGAGACGTTGGACCCGGGCGAGGTGCTGGCGTTCCTCGACGACTACTTCGGGCACATGGCCCACATCGTGATGGCGCACGACGGCATCGTGAACAAGTTCCTGGGGGACGGGATGCTCGCGTGTTGGGGCGTGCCGGACGCGCGCGAGGACCACGCCGAGCTCGCCCTGCGCGCGGCGCTCGACATGCGGGCCAAGCTGGAGGACATCAACGCGCAGCGCATCCAGCGCGGGCTGTCGCCGTTGCGCATCGGCATTGGCCTGCACACCGGCGTGGTGGCGGCGGGCATGCTCGGAGGCGCCGAGCAGCACGAGTACACCGTCATTGGCGACGCGGTGAACCTGGCCTCCCGCGTGGAGGGGCTCACGAAGTCCCACGGCGTGGACATCCTGGTGAGCGAGCGGACGTGGATGATGGGCGGCGGCCACTTCCAGGGCGAGCGCCTGGGTGAGGCGCACGTGAAGGGCCGACGGGAGTCGGTGGTCGTCTATTCGCTGCTGGGGCCGCGCACCGCCCAGGCACCAGAGGAGCCCGTGTTCCGGGCCGCGACGGGCACCTGA
- a CDS encoding 16S rRNA (uracil(1498)-N(3))-methyltransferase: MVRLFAPLPEPAPTEVELTGERRHYLLHVLRLEEGDALELFDGQGRSFEARVAQVTPESVRVTLGTARVAPPRREVSVLQGLPKGDKLELVLQKGTELGATAFHPVATARSVVKLEPKRAEERTARWSKIVEEAARQCRRNDVPRVATPAPLLEAARSLAAGTVLLVLDEEESAVPLGEAFRAAGAGTAVALVIGPEGGLAREEVEGLMALGARPVTLGKRILRTETAALAALAVMMHLDGELG; this comes from the coding sequence TTGGTCCGCCTCTTCGCCCCTTTGCCCGAGCCCGCGCCCACGGAAGTGGAGCTGACGGGCGAGCGTCGTCACTACCTCCTGCACGTCCTCCGCTTGGAGGAAGGTGACGCGTTGGAGCTCTTCGACGGGCAGGGCCGGAGCTTCGAGGCCCGCGTCGCTCAGGTCACGCCGGAGTCGGTGCGCGTGACGCTGGGGACGGCGCGCGTGGCGCCGCCGCGCCGCGAAGTGAGCGTGCTTCAGGGACTCCCCAAGGGCGACAAGCTGGAGCTGGTGCTCCAGAAGGGCACCGAGCTGGGCGCCACCGCGTTCCATCCCGTGGCCACCGCGCGGAGTGTCGTGAAGCTCGAGCCCAAGCGCGCGGAGGAGCGCACCGCGCGGTGGTCGAAGATCGTCGAGGAAGCGGCCCGCCAATGCCGCAGGAACGACGTGCCACGCGTGGCCACGCCCGCTCCGCTGCTGGAGGCGGCACGCTCGCTCGCCGCGGGCACGGTGCTGCTGGTGCTCGATGAAGAAGAGTCCGCGGTACCGCTGGGCGAGGCGTTCCGGGCGGCGGGCGCTGGTACGGCCGTGGCGTTGGTGATTGGTCCCGAAGGGGGTCTTGCGCGCGAAGAAGTGGAGGGCTTGATGGCCCTGGGCGCGAGGCCTGTCACCCTGGGCAAGCGCATCCTTCGCACGGAGACGGCGGCGCTCGCGGCGCTGGCGGTGATGATGCACCTCGACGGTGAACTCGGATAG
- a CDS encoding GlsB/YeaQ/YmgE family stress response membrane protein yields MGIIAFIVIGLIAGLIARAILPGKQSMGLVATTLLGMVGSLVGGLVGSLFQRDGRLFEIRPSGIIMSVIGAIVVLLLVGAAGRRRVHA; encoded by the coding sequence ATGGGGATCATCGCATTCATCGTCATCGGCCTCATCGCGGGTCTCATCGCCCGCGCCATCCTCCCCGGAAAGCAGAGCATGGGGCTCGTCGCCACCACGTTGCTCGGCATGGTCGGCTCGCTCGTCGGCGGCCTCGTCGGCTCGCTGTTCCAGCGCGATGGGCGGCTCTTCGAAATCCGGCCTTCGGGCATCATCATGTCGGTGATCGGCGCAATCGTCGTGCTCCTGCTGGTGGGCGCAGCGGGACGGCGACGGGTACATGCCTGA
- a CDS encoding RDD family protein: MTPAYGTPPVSPAPRPQAPAQMAAPSIAPVAPAHVAQATPPAASSGLPRMEQPAAPAVAPLEASTGLHRMEQPAAPAPSGLPQMEPLLPGVSLGVARSEAIRVAPAQTKPAAGGSEVRARPAALWRRLLSFSVDTAAIAGVAALYITLASSVTGMKAPAAGLNGFDAFVAWLRALHTILIPGFFLVLVLALVYCAVAAFLWNGRTLGRLLLGLRLVDTQGMAPAPGRAIVRALLSSVSFVFFLGGFWMALFDRRGQTLHDKLTSTFVVQPS; the protein is encoded by the coding sequence ATGACGCCCGCCTACGGGACGCCGCCGGTGTCTCCGGCGCCGCGCCCCCAGGCTCCCGCGCAGATGGCGGCCCCGTCCATTGCCCCCGTCGCCCCGGCGCACGTCGCGCAGGCAACACCTCCGGCGGCCTCGTCCGGCCTGCCTCGCATGGAGCAGCCAGCCGCACCGGCCGTGGCCCCCCTGGAAGCCTCCACGGGCCTGCACCGGATGGAGCAGCCCGCGGCGCCCGCCCCCTCGGGTCTGCCCCAGATGGAACCCCTCCTCCCAGGTGTGTCCCTGGGCGTCGCCCGCTCCGAGGCGATCCGGGTGGCCCCCGCCCAGACGAAGCCCGCCGCGGGAGGTTCGGAGGTCCGCGCCCGTCCGGCGGCGCTGTGGCGGCGCCTGCTCTCCTTCTCCGTCGACACGGCAGCCATCGCGGGTGTGGCGGCGCTCTACATCACCCTCGCCTCGTCCGTGACGGGGATGAAGGCGCCTGCCGCGGGGCTCAACGGCTTTGACGCGTTCGTGGCGTGGCTGCGGGCCCTCCACACCATCCTCATCCCCGGGTTTTTCCTCGTCCTGGTCCTCGCGCTCGTATACTGCGCGGTCGCAGCCTTCCTCTGGAACGGCAGGACGCTTGGCCGCCTGCTCCTGGGACTTCGGCTGGTCGACACACAGGGCATGGCTCCGGCGCCGGGGAGGGCCATCGTGCGCGCCCTGCTGTCCAGTGTGTCCTTCGTCTTCTTCCTCGGTGGCTTCTGGATGGCGCTTTTCGACCGGCGCGGGCAGACGCTTCATGACAAGCTGACGTCCACCTTCGTCGTCCAACCGAGCTGA
- a CDS encoding FrgA, protein MPARLAQFLVSRMLLTQEKAGEVLRQHQSLGGQVDSVLLEQGVASEQDVLAMLGEVSGFMPVNLMDFEPNPEVASFIPPKIAERLCVVPLSLDGNTLHVASGYPVPKKELDEVGFLLGKPLELWVATEVRVREWVSTIYRQPLAPRFARLAASLDPETQAAQPPPPPPSSEEESLSVDMVERLARSVAEEPLPAEVSPPPSAPPPTARPPASASTSAVRPPPPPPEALTATPEPPPGPPAFVRAPLRLNMPQAEAPARPAQRANPQTAQIPVLPFAGSAPNGAPSRPAQPPSPPATASGPPVLTPSGPRAPAPSASPSPSPSAPSGTAASSPQGARGPASVAPPAGPPQVWPPAQSGGSAPPQVWPPAAAQSAAPPTLQFSTPVVPPKPAAPPRSEPAFLVFPNPGATQAPPPARPKPAASAPPPESRPSVPPAGQDATPDWTLAQARAALKEATKDRDRLIDVALRFGRRTFDYVAAFAVLRGGATGLEARGEGMLGEALTQVSIPLDASSVFRTVAVTRGSYAGPLPPDALTRHYLELFGRQTPRTVFLYPVEVKGRLVAILYGDCGQRPISQRRLSDYILFCQDLPAAFQELILFRKQRAELRSPDEEELTIDVDLPVATTPAPAPAVVAGLGWSPFFGRGATGNMGRAAALPPRAQSQEERPPPDFAPLLRRLTGPDAAQRANAMAELARSPEASARVLAQHFPGPTAWSRLPVVELPEADELGPIPGALSRLGRPAAQAVSPLLDAQDADTRYFALLTAGNLPYVELVDGVLRGLFDLEPDISSAARVAAAALKQLPRLDAALRDLRHELNSRDPLRRSLAARALGTLHDRDAIEGLIRLTGGDDEMCAQAASEALREVTRATLGLDPRLWSTWWMENRSRRRADWLISALRHRELDVRLAAIEELSRALHDTLGYYADAPETEREHAVRRWEAAAVEPSNARRLGML, encoded by the coding sequence ATGCCCGCCCGTCTCGCCCAGTTCCTCGTCTCGCGCATGCTTCTCACCCAGGAGAAGGCGGGGGAGGTGCTGCGCCAGCACCAGTCCCTGGGCGGGCAAGTCGACTCCGTGCTGTTGGAGCAGGGAGTCGCCTCCGAGCAGGACGTGCTCGCGATGCTCGGAGAGGTCTCCGGCTTCATGCCGGTGAACCTGATGGACTTCGAGCCCAATCCCGAAGTCGCCTCCTTCATCCCGCCCAAAATCGCCGAGCGCCTGTGCGTGGTGCCGTTGTCGCTCGACGGCAACACGCTGCACGTCGCCAGCGGTTACCCGGTGCCGAAGAAGGAGCTCGATGAGGTCGGCTTCCTGCTGGGGAAGCCGCTCGAGCTGTGGGTGGCCACCGAGGTCCGCGTCCGCGAGTGGGTCTCCACCATCTACCGCCAGCCGCTGGCCCCGCGCTTCGCCAGGCTCGCCGCGTCGTTGGATCCGGAGACCCAGGCCGCCCAGCCGCCGCCCCCGCCGCCCTCCTCCGAGGAAGAATCCCTCAGCGTGGACATGGTGGAGCGGCTGGCCCGCTCCGTCGCGGAGGAGCCGCTTCCCGCGGAGGTGAGCCCCCCGCCGAGCGCGCCGCCCCCCACCGCCAGGCCGCCAGCCAGCGCTTCAACGAGCGCGGTGCGTCCGCCGCCCCCGCCGCCCGAGGCCCTCACCGCCACGCCCGAGCCGCCTCCGGGTCCTCCCGCTTTCGTCCGGGCACCGCTGCGCCTGAACATGCCGCAGGCCGAGGCCCCCGCCCGCCCCGCGCAGCGCGCCAACCCGCAGACCGCGCAGATTCCGGTGCTGCCGTTCGCGGGCTCGGCCCCGAATGGCGCCCCTTCGCGTCCCGCGCAGCCGCCCTCGCCCCCCGCGACGGCCAGTGGACCGCCCGTGCTCACGCCGTCCGGCCCCCGCGCTCCGGCACCGTCCGCGAGCCCCAGCCCCAGCCCCTCCGCGCCGAGCGGAACCGCGGCCTCCTCGCCGCAGGGCGCACGGGGCCCCGCTTCGGTGGCGCCTCCCGCGGGCCCGCCGCAAGTCTGGCCCCCCGCGCAGTCCGGCGGTTCAGCGCCGCCGCAGGTGTGGCCGCCCGCCGCCGCCCAGTCGGCCGCGCCGCCCACGTTGCAGTTCTCGACGCCGGTGGTGCCCCCGAAGCCCGCGGCGCCTCCGCGCAGCGAGCCCGCGTTCCTCGTCTTCCCCAACCCCGGCGCCACACAGGCTCCGCCCCCGGCGCGTCCCAAGCCGGCCGCGTCCGCCCCACCGCCGGAGAGCCGCCCTTCCGTCCCCCCCGCCGGGCAGGACGCCACGCCGGACTGGACGCTGGCCCAGGCGCGCGCCGCGCTGAAGGAGGCCACCAAGGACCGCGACCGCCTCATCGACGTCGCGCTGCGCTTCGGGCGGCGGACCTTCGACTACGTCGCCGCGTTCGCCGTGCTGCGAGGCGGCGCCACGGGCCTGGAGGCTCGCGGCGAGGGCATGCTGGGTGAAGCGCTCACGCAGGTGTCCATTCCGCTCGACGCCAGCAGCGTGTTCCGCACGGTGGCCGTCACCCGTGGCAGCTACGCGGGCCCGCTGCCGCCGGACGCGCTCACGCGGCACTACCTGGAGCTGTTCGGCCGCCAGACGCCGCGCACCGTCTTCCTGTACCCGGTGGAGGTGAAGGGCCGGCTCGTGGCCATCCTCTACGGTGACTGCGGCCAGCGGCCCATCAGCCAGCGCCGCCTGTCCGACTACATCCTGTTCTGCCAGGACCTGCCGGCGGCCTTCCAGGAGCTCATCCTCTTCCGCAAGCAGCGCGCGGAGCTGCGCTCGCCGGACGAGGAGGAGCTCACCATCGACGTGGACCTGCCCGTGGCCACCACGCCCGCTCCCGCGCCCGCGGTGGTCGCCGGCCTGGGCTGGAGCCCCTTCTTCGGCCGAGGCGCCACCGGCAACATGGGCCGCGCCGCCGCGCTGCCGCCCCGCGCCCAGTCGCAGGAGGAGCGCCCGCCCCCGGACTTCGCGCCGCTGCTGCGCCGCCTCACCGGCCCGGACGCCGCGCAGCGCGCCAACGCCATGGCGGAGCTGGCGCGCTCGCCCGAGGCCAGCGCCCGCGTGCTCGCGCAGCACTTCCCCGGCCCCACGGCCTGGAGCCGGCTGCCCGTGGTGGAGCTGCCCGAAGCGGACGAGCTGGGGCCCATCCCCGGCGCGCTGTCCCGCCTGGGCCGGCCCGCCGCCCAGGCCGTGTCACCGCTGCTGGACGCCCAGGACGCGGACACGCGCTACTTCGCGCTGCTCACCGCCGGCAACCTGCCCTACGTGGAGCTGGTGGACGGTGTGCTGCGCGGCCTGTTCGACCTGGAGCCGGACATCTCCAGCGCCGCGCGCGTCGCCGCCGCCGCGCTCAAGCAACTGCCCCGGCTGGACGCCGCCCTGCGCGACCTCCGCCACGAACTCAACAGCCGAGACCCGCTGCGCCGCTCGCTGGCCGCGCGCGCCCTGGGCACGCTGCACGACCGCGACGCGATTGAGGGCCTCATCCGCCTCACGGGGGGCGACGACGAGATGTGCGCCCAGGCCGCCTCGGAGGCGCTGCGCGAGGTGACGCGCGCCACGCTGGGGCTCGACCCGCGCCTGTGGTCGACGTGGTGGATGGAGAACCGCAGCCGCCGCCGCGCGGACTGGCTCATCTCCGCGCTGCGCCACCGGGAGCTCGACGTGCGGCTGGCGGCCATCGAGGAGCTCAGCCGCGCGCTGCACGACACGCTGGGCTACTACGCGGACGCCCCGGAGACCGAGCGCGAGCACGCGGTGCGCCGCTGGGAAGCCGCGGCCGTGGAGCCGTCCAACGCGCGCCGGCTCGGCATGCTGTAG